The Bordetella sp. FB-8 genome includes a window with the following:
- the hemE gene encoding uroporphyrinogen decarboxylase, whose product MPSALKNDVLLRALLRQPVPYTPIWLMRQAGRYLPEYNATRARAGSFLGLAQSPDYATEVTLQPLARYPLDAAILFSDILTVPDAMGLGLEFVQGEGPRFVRPVRDEADVARLAVPDMDKLRYVFDAVAQIRRELDGRVPLLGFAGSPWTVACYMVEGQGSNDYRLIKSMLYARPDLLHRILEVNARTTRQYLNAQIDAGAQAVMLFDSWGGVLADGLFQQFSLAYTRQVIQGLRREREGRPVPVIVFTKGGGAWLEDIAACGCDAVGLDWTVNLGAARKRVGDAVALQGNLDPMTLFGGEQAVRAEARRVLDTFGPADAGGHVFNLGHGISQFTPPEAVGELIDEVHRYSPVFHSQ is encoded by the coding sequence GTGCCTTCTGCCCTGAAAAACGATGTGCTCCTGCGTGCCCTGCTGCGACAACCCGTACCTTATACACCAATCTGGCTGATGCGCCAGGCGGGACGCTACCTGCCCGAGTACAACGCCACCCGGGCGCGAGCGGGATCGTTCCTTGGCTTGGCGCAGAGTCCCGACTACGCGACCGAGGTGACGCTGCAACCCCTGGCCCGCTATCCGCTGGACGCCGCCATCCTGTTTTCCGACATCCTTACCGTGCCCGACGCGATGGGCCTGGGCCTGGAGTTCGTGCAGGGCGAGGGGCCGCGCTTTGTCCGGCCCGTGCGCGACGAGGCGGATGTGGCCCGACTGGCCGTGCCCGACATGGACAAGCTGCGCTATGTATTCGACGCCGTCGCGCAGATCCGGCGCGAGCTCGACGGTCGCGTGCCGCTGCTGGGCTTCGCCGGCAGTCCCTGGACGGTCGCCTGCTATATGGTCGAGGGTCAGGGCAGCAACGACTATCGCCTCATCAAGAGCATGCTCTACGCGCGTCCCGACCTGCTGCATCGCATCCTTGAGGTCAACGCCCGGACCACTCGGCAATACCTCAACGCGCAGATCGACGCCGGTGCGCAGGCGGTGATGCTGTTCGACAGCTGGGGCGGAGTTTTGGCCGACGGCTTGTTCCAGCAGTTCTCGCTGGCCTACACGCGCCAGGTGATCCAGGGGCTGCGCCGCGAACGCGAAGGCCGCCCAGTGCCGGTCATCGTCTTTACCAAGGGCGGCGGGGCCTGGCTCGAAGACATCGCTGCTTGCGGCTGTGATGCCGTGGGCCTGGACTGGACGGTCAACCTGGGCGCGGCGCGCAAGCGTGTGGGCGACGCCGTTGCCCTGCAGGGCAACCTGGATCCCATGACGCTTTTCGGCGGCGAGCAGGCCGTGCGGGCTGAAGCCCGGCGGGTGTTGGATACCTTCGGACCGGCCGACGCGGGCGGGCATGTCTTCAATCTTGGGCATGGAATTTCCCAGTTCACACCGCCCGAAGCCGTAGGCGAACTGATCGATGAAGTACATCGTTACAGCCCTGTCTTTCACTCGCAGTGA
- a CDS encoding primosomal protein N', whose product MTNPVSVPVLARQPAGEPRWLRVALDVPLPGLFDYRCDQDVEPGLRVIVSFGRRKLVGVVVELAQAPSMDPAQIKTVERVLYDLPPFAPDWMRLARFAAEYYQRPLGEVMLPVLPPPLRKPSSYQGKRSGLGPVARRDAAQARQERKAQVAPDPAPQDEPQTLAPQASASPIAQPPALHPEQQVAVDAIAALNGFKPVLLHGVTGSGKTEVYLHAAQAVLAAGRQVLLMVPEINLTPQLEAALRARFEPIIGAGGLAVLHSGLADGERIESWSRVQRGQARLLLGTRMSIFAPMPELGMIVVDEEHDPSYKQQEGLRYSARDLAVWRAHDRDIPVVLGSATPSLESWQHAERGHYLRLALQNRASASRLPDVRLVDTRRLQMKQGLSPQLIEALGDRLARGEQSLVFLNRRGYAPVLHCGSCGWVSHCPRCSTFTVLHRVEGRSAYRLHCHHCGYQGTVPRACPECGDQDLLPMGRGTQRVEEHLAELFPQARIARIDADSTRKKGSAQALFASVHAGEVDILVGTQMVSKGHDFRRLGLVGVLNADSMLFAHDFRAPERLFAQLMQVAGRAGRHTANGEVIIQTGYPEQPVYQALKRHDYAGFARYMLQEREATGLPPYAYQALLTAEARELQQALAFLQRARDVADQAGLPALDAVTRYDPVPLRVVRVAHVERAQLLVESTHRPALQAFLTAWSAWLPQIAGEMRVRWQLEVDPLEI is encoded by the coding sequence ATGACAAATCCGGTTTCCGTTCCCGTCCTGGCCAGGCAGCCTGCCGGCGAACCCCGCTGGTTGCGGGTGGCGCTTGACGTCCCGCTGCCCGGACTGTTCGATTACCGCTGCGACCAAGACGTCGAGCCGGGCCTGCGCGTCATCGTGTCTTTCGGACGGCGCAAACTGGTGGGTGTGGTGGTCGAACTGGCGCAGGCGCCGAGCATGGATCCAGCCCAGATCAAGACCGTGGAACGGGTGCTGTACGATCTGCCGCCTTTCGCGCCGGATTGGATGCGCCTGGCGCGTTTCGCTGCCGAGTATTACCAGCGGCCGCTGGGCGAGGTCATGCTGCCCGTGCTCCCGCCGCCCTTGCGCAAGCCGTCCTCTTACCAGGGCAAGCGATCGGGGCTGGGGCCGGTAGCGCGGCGTGACGCGGCGCAAGCCAGGCAGGAGCGCAAGGCGCAGGTTGCCCCCGATCCGGCGCCCCAGGATGAGCCTCAAACCTTGGCACCGCAAGCATCGGCCTCCCCTATCGCTCAGCCGCCGGCCTTGCACCCTGAGCAGCAGGTCGCGGTGGATGCCATCGCCGCTTTAAACGGATTCAAGCCCGTGCTGCTGCATGGCGTGACGGGCAGTGGCAAGACCGAGGTCTACCTGCACGCGGCGCAAGCGGTGCTGGCGGCCGGGCGGCAGGTGCTGTTGATGGTGCCCGAGATCAATCTCACGCCGCAGCTGGAGGCGGCGCTGCGCGCGCGCTTTGAGCCGATCATCGGCGCCGGCGGCCTGGCCGTGCTGCACAGCGGCCTGGCCGACGGCGAACGCATCGAATCGTGGTCGCGCGTGCAGCGCGGCCAGGCGCGGTTGCTGCTGGGCACGCGCATGTCCATTTTCGCGCCTATGCCCGAGCTCGGGATGATTGTGGTCGACGAAGAGCATGATCCTTCCTACAAGCAGCAGGAAGGTCTGCGCTATTCGGCGCGCGATCTGGCCGTGTGGCGCGCGCACGATCGGGACATTCCGGTGGTGCTGGGGTCGGCGACGCCTTCGCTCGAATCCTGGCAGCACGCCGAACGCGGCCATTATTTGCGGCTGGCTTTGCAGAACCGCGCGAGCGCCAGCCGGCTGCCCGATGTGCGCCTGGTGGATACGCGCCGCCTGCAGATGAAGCAGGGCCTGTCGCCGCAGTTGATCGAGGCGCTGGGAGACCGTCTGGCGCGCGGCGAGCAGTCGTTGGTTTTCCTGAACCGGCGCGGCTATGCGCCGGTGCTGCATTGCGGCTCGTGCGGCTGGGTCAGCCATTGCCCGCGCTGCTCCACGTTCACAGTGCTGCATCGCGTCGAAGGGCGTTCGGCATATCGTCTGCATTGCCATCACTGCGGCTATCAAGGCACGGTGCCGCGCGCCTGTCCCGAATGCGGCGACCAGGACCTGCTGCCCATGGGGCGCGGCACGCAACGCGTGGAAGAACACCTGGCTGAGCTGTTTCCGCAGGCGCGGATCGCGCGCATCGATGCGGACAGCACGCGCAAAAAAGGCAGTGCGCAGGCCTTGTTCGCTTCGGTACACGCCGGCGAGGTCGATATCCTCGTGGGTACGCAGATGGTGTCCAAGGGGCACGACTTCAGGCGGTTGGGGCTGGTCGGCGTGCTCAATGCAGATTCGATGCTGTTCGCCCATGACTTTCGCGCACCCGAACGTCTTTTCGCGCAGCTGATGCAGGTGGCGGGCCGAGCCGGGCGCCATACGGCGAACGGCGAGGTCATCATCCAGACCGGCTACCCCGAGCAGCCGGTGTACCAGGCGCTCAAGCGCCACGACTATGCCGGCTTTGCGCGCTACATGTTGCAGGAGCGCGAGGCCACCGGCCTGCCGCCCTATGCCTATCAAGCCTTGCTCACGGCCGAGGCGCGCGAATTGCAGCAGGCGCTGGCCTTTCTGCAGCGCGCCCGCGACGTGGCCGACCAGGCCGGGCTGCCGGCGCTGGACGCGGTGACGCGCTACGATCCCGTACCCCTGCGTGTGGTGCGCGTGGCCCACGTGGAGCGCGCACAGCTGCTGGTCGAGAGTACGCATCGCCCGGCCCTGCAGGCCTTTCTCACGGCATGGTCGGCGTGGCTGCCTCAGATCGCGGGCGAGATGCGCGTGCGCTGGCAGCTCGAAGTCGATCCCCTGGAAATATGA
- a CDS encoding UvrD-helicase domain-containing protein, with product MSASDTPIGHGLNPSQKEAVLYLNGPCLVLAGAGSGKTRVITQKIAYLLRDCGYMGRNVAALTFTNKAAREMAERVKTLVDPKLAKGLTISTFHALGVRFLREEAAHAGLKPQFSILDSDDAMGIIQELLATTDRGRLREVQSIISLWKNQLVSPDQAANIARTPTEVEAVQVYHSYAVTLAAYQAVDFDDLIRLPTEVLDRDEAVRTRWQNRLRYLLVDEYQDTNACQYRLVQLLTGMRAMFTAVGDDDQAIYAWRGATVENLGKLTTDYPQLKLIKLEQNYRSAQRILAAANSVIAHNPKLFDKKLWSDLGAGEPITVTAMEGDEQEAENVAMKISASRFERRGQWRDYAILYRSNHQSRVLEQALRNLKIPYTLSGGQSFFDKAEVRDILAYLRLVANGQDDPAFIRAATTPRRGIGQSTLQTLGQYAASRDLSLLAAVDEAGLESLLAARQLEPLRTFAEFIRRIQWRAGRGAQQAPEGFAAGPPQGETAPSGGSKPQAQRGGNIIAAEPAGAILDDMLGAIQYERYLYDTLEERPAQNRWQNVLELTSWLKRKAEEDGYTLFELVQHVALITMLERGEDEEPDAVKLSTLHASKGLEYPHVYLAGVEDGLLPHLGKDDEDTGNAAQAAEALAVRIQEERRLMYVGITRAQRSLHLSWCKKRRRAREDIVREPSRFIEEMGLGSAKVVEDETTMAMSPKQRLDMLKALLNKGSYS from the coding sequence ATGTCCGCAAGCGATACGCCCATCGGTCACGGCCTGAACCCGTCCCAGAAAGAAGCGGTGCTCTACCTGAACGGCCCTTGCCTGGTGCTGGCCGGCGCGGGCAGCGGCAAGACGCGCGTGATCACGCAGAAGATCGCCTACCTGCTGCGCGACTGCGGATATATGGGCCGCAATGTGGCGGCGCTGACCTTCACCAACAAGGCCGCGCGCGAGATGGCCGAACGGGTCAAGACACTGGTCGACCCCAAGCTGGCCAAGGGGCTGACGATCAGCACCTTTCATGCGCTGGGTGTGCGCTTTCTGCGCGAAGAGGCCGCGCATGCGGGGCTCAAGCCGCAGTTCTCGATCCTGGATTCGGACGATGCCATGGGCATCATCCAGGAGTTGCTGGCCACCACCGATCGCGGCCGCCTGCGCGAGGTGCAGTCCATCATCTCGCTATGGAAGAACCAACTGGTCTCGCCCGACCAGGCCGCCAACATCGCGCGCACGCCCACCGAAGTCGAGGCCGTGCAGGTGTACCACAGCTATGCGGTCACGCTGGCGGCCTACCAGGCGGTAGACTTCGACGATCTGATCCGCCTACCCACCGAGGTGCTCGATCGCGACGAAGCGGTACGCACGCGCTGGCAGAACCGCCTTCGCTATCTGCTGGTGGACGAGTACCAGGACACCAACGCCTGCCAATACCGCCTGGTGCAGCTGCTGACGGGCATGCGCGCCATGTTCACCGCGGTGGGCGACGACGATCAGGCCATTTATGCCTGGCGCGGCGCCACGGTGGAAAACCTGGGCAAGCTCACCACCGACTACCCGCAGCTCAAGCTCATCAAGCTGGAGCAGAACTATCGCTCGGCTCAGCGCATCCTGGCCGCGGCCAATAGCGTGATCGCGCACAACCCCAAGCTGTTCGACAAGAAATTATGGTCGGATCTGGGCGCGGGCGAGCCCATCACCGTTACGGCCATGGAGGGCGACGAACAGGAAGCCGAGAACGTGGCGATGAAGATATCGGCCTCGCGTTTCGAGCGTCGCGGACAGTGGAGGGACTACGCGATCCTGTATCGCAGCAACCACCAGTCGCGCGTGCTGGAACAGGCGCTGCGCAATCTGAAGATTCCCTACACACTCTCGGGCGGGCAGAGTTTTTTCGACAAGGCCGAGGTGCGCGACATCCTGGCCTATCTGCGCCTGGTCGCCAATGGCCAGGACGATCCGGCCTTCATCCGCGCGGCCACCACGCCGCGACGCGGCATAGGCCAGAGCACCTTGCAGACGCTGGGGCAGTATGCCGCCTCGCGAGATCTGTCGCTGCTGGCGGCGGTGGACGAGGCAGGCCTGGAAAGCCTGCTCGCCGCGCGCCAGTTGGAACCTTTGCGCACCTTCGCCGAATTCATACGCCGCATCCAGTGGCGCGCGGGACGAGGCGCTCAGCAGGCGCCCGAGGGTTTCGCCGCCGGGCCGCCCCAAGGCGAAACAGCCCCCTCGGGGGGCAGCAAGCCGCAGGCGCAGCGTGGGGGCAACATTATTGCCGCCGAGCCCGCGGGGGCGATTCTCGACGACATGCTGGGTGCGATCCAGTACGAGCGCTATCTCTACGACACGCTGGAGGAGCGGCCGGCGCAGAACCGCTGGCAGAATGTGCTGGAGCTGACTTCATGGCTCAAGCGCAAGGCCGAGGAAGACGGCTACACGCTGTTCGAGTTGGTGCAGCACGTGGCGTTGATCACCATGCTCGAACGCGGCGAGGACGAAGAACCCGATGCGGTCAAGCTTTCCACGCTGCATGCCTCCAAGGGGTTGGAATATCCGCACGTGTATCTTGCCGGCGTGGAAGACGGCCTACTGCCGCATCTGGGCAAGGACGACGAGGACACCGGCAATGCGGCCCAGGCCGCCGAGGCGTTGGCGGTACGCATACAGGAAGAGCGCCGGCTGATGTACGTGGGCATCACGCGCGCCCAGCGCAGCCTGCACCTGAGCTGGTGCAAGAAGCGTCGCCGCGCCCGCGAGGACATCGTGCGCGAGCCTTCGCGCTTCATCGAGGAGATGGGACTCGGGAGCGCGAAGGTGGTCGAAGATGAGACCACCATGGCCATGAGTCCCAAGCAACGGCTAGATATGTTGAAGGCGCTTTTGAACAAGGGTTCTTACTCATAG
- a CDS encoding IS630 family transposase yields the protein MIRDGRTVSRAALEEMRLVALERMKEGESPATVAASFGLHRGWAYKVLAKARGRGHGKRALLSSKGTGRPRTLTAAQERQVFGWVNGKNPRQYGFDFGLWTRQIVRELIETRFGARLSLASVGTLLARIGLTPQKPLQQAYQRDPVAVAHWQQSTYRAIVRQAKREKAEIYFWDESGFRADAVQGRTWAAKGHTPVVAVPGQRQGISAASAVNSKGGFWFALYRGGLNGEGFINLLRQMMKGRRRPIHLVVDGLPAHKTKGVRAYVDSLKGKLTLHFLPGYAPDLNPDELVWSYAKRTGVARRPLRAGEKLADLVHAQLSDIAKRPDLVRSFFRHPSVAYISDL from the coding sequence ATGATTAGAGACGGACGCACGGTGTCCCGGGCGGCGCTGGAAGAGATGCGCCTGGTGGCGCTTGAACGAATGAAGGAAGGCGAGTCGCCGGCGACGGTGGCCGCCTCGTTCGGCCTGCATCGTGGTTGGGCTTACAAGGTGCTGGCCAAGGCTCGTGGTCGCGGTCATGGCAAACGTGCACTGCTTTCGAGCAAAGGCACGGGTCGCCCGCGGACGCTGACGGCGGCGCAGGAGAGGCAGGTCTTCGGCTGGGTCAACGGCAAGAACCCGCGGCAATACGGCTTCGACTTCGGGCTGTGGACACGGCAGATCGTGCGCGAACTGATCGAAACGAGGTTCGGTGCTCGATTGAGTTTGGCCAGCGTGGGCACCTTGCTGGCCCGGATCGGACTGACGCCGCAGAAGCCGCTGCAGCAGGCCTACCAGCGCGACCCGGTGGCGGTAGCGCACTGGCAGCAGAGCACCTATCGGGCGATCGTGCGCCAAGCCAAGCGGGAAAAGGCCGAGATCTATTTCTGGGACGAATCGGGCTTCCGCGCGGATGCGGTGCAGGGCCGGACGTGGGCGGCCAAGGGGCACACGCCGGTGGTCGCGGTGCCTGGGCAGCGGCAGGGCATCAGTGCGGCCTCGGCGGTCAACAGCAAGGGCGGCTTCTGGTTTGCCCTCTACCGCGGCGGCCTGAATGGCGAAGGGTTCATCAACTTGCTGAGGCAGATGATGAAGGGGCGGCGGCGGCCCATCCATCTGGTCGTGGATGGTTTGCCCGCGCACAAGACCAAGGGCGTGCGCGCGTATGTAGACAGCCTCAAGGGCAAGCTGACACTGCACTTCCTTCCCGGCTACGCGCCGGACTTGAATCCCGACGAATTGGTCTGGAGCTACGCCAAGCGCACTGGCGTGGCGCGCCGCCCGCTGCGGGCAGGCGAAAAGCTGGCCGACCTCGTGCATGCGCAATTGTCTGACATCGCCAAGCGGCCCGACTTGGTTCGATCGTTCTTCCGGCATCCAAGTGTCGCCTATATTTCTGACCTATGA